The Triticum urartu cultivar G1812 chromosome 5, Tu2.1, whole genome shotgun sequence genome contains the following window.
AGTGATACCTTGCCAGCCTAAAAGCAGACATCGTCATTACCGCTGAACCAACCACCAGAAGAGCATCACAGTTTCTTGCAGCCTCCTTAGCGCTATCAGCTCTCTCTATTGGAACATTATCACCAAACATCACAACCTTCAAAGAACAGGATAAGACATTTAAAACTGCTTTTAGATTTAATGCCCTTATTATAATTTACATGGACTAGGGAAAGAAAGCCCGTCACTGAAATGACTCGCTGATATAAGAATTTACACCCTACATTTTAGTTATACAAATTGTTAAGGAGATCACATGTTAGTAATGGGCTCATCAGATGCTACAGAAGTCAGTGTCTACTAATACCAAGTGTTCCTAGCTACAAATCTTAATGGCTTGATTTGCCTGTTATCATCTTTTCAATAACTGAAATGACAACAAATCCATAGTTTCACATCCACGTTTTTAAATTAACTAACAGTACTCATAGAAAgatgaagaaaaagaaaaatctcACATCAGGTTTTAGCACTCCACCACACTGACTGCAACCAGGAATGTCAAAATCTTGCTCCCAGAACTTCTCATCAATCTCAATATCACCATCAGGTCGCTGCTGCATACCAAAACTTCTGCTCGAGCCAGGTTGTCCCTCTTCCAAACTGTCAATAGCTAGAGCCCACTGCAACACAACAATACAACACTCCACCCTCAGACATTACCGAAATCATAATCCAATTTAGGTCCTTGGGAAGCACACAAAAATATGTCTGGAAAAGCAGGAGCTCTGCTATAACGTTATGGACAGTGAAGTATTTACAAGACTTAATAACTGAGCGACAAGGGCCAAATTGAACAAAAAAATTTGAATATATAGTCAAGACTGGGATATACGCACAGTGCGGTTCAAGAGGCACCACTCCGGTACATACATGATAACATGAATGGATTGATGGTCTCAAACTTGATATTTTTAATATATTAACATCTAAATNNNNNNNNNNNNNNNNNNNNNNNNNNNNNNNNNNNNNNNNNNNNNNNNNNNNNNNNNNNNNNNNNNNNNNNNNNNNNNNNNNNNNNNNNNNNNNNNNNNNNNNNNNNNNNNNNNNNNNNNNNNNNNNNNNNNNNNNNNNNNNNNNNNNNNNNNNNNNNNNNNNNNNNNNNNNNNNNNNNNNNNNNNNNNNNNNNNNNNNNNNNNNNNNNNNNNNNNNNNNNNNNNNNNNNNNNNNNNNNNNNNNNNNNNNNNNNNNNNNNNNNNNNNNNNNNNNNNNNNNNNNNNNNNNNNNNNNNNNNNNNNNNNNNNNNNNNNNNNNNNNNNNNNNNNNNNNNNNNNNNNNNNNNNNNNNNNNNNNNNNNNNNNNNNNNNNNNNNNNNNNNNNNNNNNNNNNNNNNNNNNNNNNNNNNNNNNNNNTNNNNNNNNNNNNNNNNNNNNNNNNNNNNNNNNNNNNNNNNNNNNNNNNNNNNNNNNNNNNNNNNNNNNNNNNNNNNNNNNNNNNNNNNNNNNNNNNNNNNNNNNNNNNNNNNNNNNNNNNNNNNNNNNNNNNNNNNNNNNNNNNNNNNNNNNNNNNNNNNNNNNNNNNNNNNNNNNNNNNNNNNNNNNNNNNNNNNNNNNNNNNNNNNNNNNNNNNNNNNNNNNNNNNNNNNNNNNNN
Protein-coding sequences here:
- the LOC125508398 gene encoding NAD-dependent protein deacylase SRT2 — its product is MQQRPDGDIEIDEKFWEQDFDIPGCSQCGGVLKPDVVMFGDNVPIERADSAKEAARNCDALLVVGSAVMTMSAFRLARLAHEANAPIAAINIGGTRADSIISLKINARCGEILPRVLRMGSLAVPSIS